The Sphaeramia orbicularis chromosome 16, fSphaOr1.1, whole genome shotgun sequence genome window below encodes:
- the LOC115435469 gene encoding myocardin, with translation MTLLASERSLLIRNKFRSVLQLRIQNRRQSEINADLGLKSTCPTQKSEKDQSEALRLTDDGATQKLPPSGLNTETAKERSVCGAQRQKKARQAQDLSERIQRPSGPAEQQHEHTLPLENRSACFPLSSDVFEDDISSCSSSSPTEQNGIHQSSGFPSLPGLSGDQLLSDFSAVGPALNHSPSPAQSGLALLPATEGIRQPMSVTLGESNSMATTGRPNGMYLTSQTTPLLPKTARPPSPTCSTSLPPSLNFNHLPRPRKPRDTKPKMRKLKYHQYIPPDQRGGSGTGGGGAKQKSPTPTQSIDPAYSHLLKQQQVFLQLQILQNQQQQQQQQLQPQQLAVVPSGDPSDLVKSSGAMPLNPQPVPATTNHTPVDTKPAAKPELLPANLVDLTVSELRQQLRKRGLPVSGTKPALLQRLRPFQLPHSCVTPAPLCQLGTSLETLTPCTLLPSSQSPSSASSSGPDSPSSPNKQIYIQDRGIPNGILSDAPNGILNAVPNGFTNAASVSLAGEQCALTNAVFLAPASTASGTPSPSLPMSSSSPLQCGTPWRTECEQHQQQQQQQELSVELEMRERIRSRPRDRSTNPAESCGGSLHPFLQQDPGCSRGKPETDAQTEVLFTQVFCCQPCEVIGQDFELPVQITASPVQASPGVRSLEEELQEAIQKAQMDPRQSIDDILDESITCADSVNVSDRKSLAHSAPSPSSFPQADQSHAPQQHTKDDSFLPSPLCSSLLLELPPSPAVITPSQVIPAPPPPPICTSPLSSIGKSRKRRAPTQFDAADWLETLTSGLRPLTPPTAPFVETDFSLDSDLNVSRVLDLMDLI, from the exons ATGACACTGCTGGCTTCCGAGAGATCGCTTCTCATCCGGAACAAGTTCCGCTCAG TCCTGCAGCTGAGGATTCAGAACCGAAGGCAGAGCGAAATCAATGCAGATCTGG GGTTGAAATCTACCTGTCCCACTCAAAAATCAGAGAAAGACCAGAGTGAAGCTCTG CGTCTTACTGATGATGGTGCCACACAGAAGTTGCCCCCTAGTGGTCTGAACACTGAAACTGCAAAAG AGAGGAGTGTGTGTGGGGCCCAGAGGCAGAAGAAGGCTCGCCAGGCTCAGGACCTCAGTGAGAGGATCCAGCGTCCGTCTGGACCTGCAGAGCAACAGCACGAACACACACTGCCCCTGGAGAACC GTTCTGCCTGCTTCCCTCTGTCCTCTGATGTCTTCGAAGATGAcatctcctcctgctcctcctcctcacccactGAGCAAAATGGCATTCACCAATCATCAGGCTTTCCTTCATTACCAGGCCTCTCAGGTGACCAATTACTGAGTGACTTCTCAGCTGTGGGCCCTGCGCTAAACCACAGCCCCAGTCCTGCTCAG TCTGGTTTGGCGTTGCTCCCGGCAACCGAGGGCATCAGACAACCTATGAGTGTAACACTGGGTGAATCAAACTCCATGGCAACGACTGGAAGACCAAATGGGATGTATCTGACCTCTCAGACCACACCCCTGCTGCCAAAG ACAGCTCGGCCTCCCAGCCCGACCTGCTCCACCTCCCTGCCGCCCTCCCTGAACTTCAACCACCTTCCCCGCCCACGGAAACCGCGGGACACCAAACCCAAAATGAGGAAACTCAAATATCACCAGTACATTCCTCCAGACCAGAGAGGAGGGTCTGGGACTGGAG GGGGAGGAGCCAAACAGAAGAGCCCTACCCCTACCCAGTCTATAGATCCAGCCTATTCCCATCTATTGAAACAGCAGCAGGTCTTCCTGCAGCTACAAATTCTCCAGaaccagcagcagcaacaacagcagcaactcCAACCACAGCAGCTCGCTGTTGTACCCAG TGGAGACCCCAGTGATCTTGTGAAGTCCTCTGGAGCCATGCCCCTGAACCCTCAACCTGTCCCTGCCACAACAAATCACACCCCTGTGGACACAAAGCCCGCGGCCAAGCCTGAGCTTCTTCCTGCAAATCTGGTCGATCTAACA GTGTCAGAGTTGCGACAGCAGCTGCGTAAGCGTGGCCTCCCTGTGTCCGGCACCAAACCTGCCCTGCTGCAGCGACTCCGGCCCTTCCAGCTCCCCCACAGTTGTGTCACTCCTGCTCCGCTCTGCCAGTTGGGTACCAGCTTGGAGACCCTCACCCCCTGCACCCTACTGCCATCAAGCCAGAGCCCCAGCTCAGCCTCCAGCTCTGGACCAGACTCACCCAGCAGCCCGAACAAACAGATTTACATACAGGACCGGGGAATTCCTAATGGGATTCTCAGCGACGCCCCGAATGGGATCTTGAATGCTGTCCCAAATGGTTTCACAAATGCTGCGTCAGTCAGTTTGGCAGGTGAACAGTGTGCTCTTACCAACGCTGTCTTCCTGGCTCCTGCCAGCACTGCCTCAGGAACTCCAAGTCCAAGTCTACCCATGTCGTCCTCCTCGCCCCTGCAGTGTGGGACTCCCTGGAGGACTGAGTGCGAGCAGcatcagcagcagcaacagcagcaggagTTGAGTGTGGAGTTGGAGATGAGGGAGAGGATAAGGAGCAGGCCCAGAGACCGCTCAACTAACCCCGCTGAG TCATGTGGAGGATCCCTCCATCCCTTCCTGCAACAGGATCCAGGATGCTCCAGAGGGAAGCCAGAAACAGATGCACAGACAGAAGTGTTGTTTACACAG GTGTTCTGCTGCCAACCATGTGAGGTGATCGGCCAGGATTTTGAGCTGCCAGTGCAGATTACAGCGAGTCCTGTGCAGGCTTCACCTGGTGTTCGCAGCTTGGAAGAAGAGCTGCAGGAGGCTATCCAAAAAGCACAG ATGGACCCCCGGCAGTCAATAGATGACATTCTGGATGAGTCAATTACTTGTGCTG ACTCTGTCAATGTCTCTGATCGTAAATCCCTGGCTCACTCAGCCCCCAGCCCTTCTTCATTTCCTCAAGCTGATCAGTCCCATGCCCCCCAGCAACACACCAAAGATGACAGCTTCCTACCCTCACCTCTTTGCTCCTCTCTCCTGCTGGAACTCCCTCCATCTCCTGCTGTAATAACTCCCAGTCAGGTGATCCCagctcccccaccaccacccattTGTACCTCCCCTCTGTCATCCATTGGGAAGTCACGGAAACGACGGGCTCCAACACAGTTTGACGCCGCTGACTGGCTTGAAACACTGACCTCTGGCCTCCGCCCTCTCACCCCACCGACAGCACCCTTTGTTGAAACAGACTTCAGTCTGGATTCAGATCTGAATGTCAGCCGCGTGTTGGATCTAATGGATTTAATCTAA
- the LOC115435956 gene encoding LOW QUALITY PROTEIN: sushi, von Willebrand factor type A, EGF and pentraxin domain-containing protein 1 (The sequence of the model RefSeq protein was modified relative to this genomic sequence to represent the inferred CDS: inserted 1 base in 1 codon; deleted 1 base in 1 codon; substituted 1 base at 1 genomic stop codon) yields the protein MLCLHVPPSYRLRPGFKDGLCPASLVPVGSDWNRVSAGCRVMSGEDFWERREGRTCPRPCKSDKDCGSKRQCLCDGQCGLSCVAPGNYCPWPXPIVKTPYLASLSPTQSFSALLEXRCKPGFTLPVAWMLYSRCQGDRQWSGMSRFTETQPPEPAAAKTCPLPPDVIDTFNIQGDATVGTSIRYSCQSGADIVGSSENFCQENQTWQYPHPICKMVYCQPPREVEHGYVVAVQKTEYEVGFDIHYLCKKNFLLDGPQKVTCLPNGSWSESPPYCRTRCLIPAERSRVMIGGVKRWPFDITDAMVPHGENVMFYCKHPQKQCSTTASQTCFDGKLQPPACYLEPTWLQYKLFPHRLVSEIEACEPDETE from the exons ATGCTGTGTCTGCACGTCCCTCCCTCATATCGTCTCAGGCCTGGCTTCAAGGATGGACTGTGCCCTGCTTCTCTTGTCCCTGTGGGCTCTGACTGGAACCGTGTCTCTGCAGGCTGCAG GGTCATGTCCGGAGAGGACTTCTGGGAGAGGAGAGAAGGGAGGACGTGCCCTCGGCCCTGCAAATCCGACAAAGACTGTGGCAGCAAGCGCCAATGTCTGTGTGACGGCCAGTGTGGTCTCAGCTGTGTGGCTCCAGGTAACtatt GTCCATGGCCTTAACCCATAGTGAAAACTCCATATCTCGCCTCCCTCTCTCCTACTCAATCCTTTTCTGCCCTGCTCG TGCGCTGTAAGCCAGGATTCACATTGCCAGTGGCTTGGATGCTCTATTCGCGTTGTCAAGGTGACCGACAATGGAGTGGGATGAGCCGTTT CACAG AGACTCAGCCACCTGAACCAGCTGCTGCCAAAACCTGCCCTCTGCCTCCAGATGTGATTGACACCTTCAACATCCAGGGAGACGCAACAGTAGGAACCTCCATCCGTTACAGCTGCCAGTCTGG AGCGGATATAGTAGGGAGCAGTGAAAATTTCTGTCAGGAAAACCAGACCTGGCAGTATCCTCACCCTATCTGTAAAA TGGTGTACTGCCAGCCTCCTCGAGAAGTAGAACATGGCTATGTGGTGGCTGTCCAGAAGACTGAATATGAAGTGGGCTTTGACATCCACTACCTTTGTAAAAAGAACTTCCTGCTAGATGGACCCCAGAAGGTCACCTGCCTCCCAAATGGCAGCTGGAGTGAATCACCCCCCTACTGCAGAA CTCGCTGTCTTATTCCTGCTGAGCGAAGCCGAGTGATGATTGGTGGGGTGAAGCGATGGCCTTTTGATATTACTGATGCCATGGTTCCTCATGGGGAAAATGTGATGTTTTACTGCAAGCATCCCCAGAAGCAGTGCAGCACCACAGCATCTCAGACCTGCTTCGATGGAAAACTGCAGCCACCCGCTTGCTACCTTG AGCCTACGTGGTTGCAGTATAAACTCTTCCCCCATCGGCTGGTGTCAGAGATTGAAGCTTGTGAGCCTGATGAGACAGAGTGA
- the LOC115435999 gene encoding zinc finger protein 236, with protein MSEDPQSDQADSLEGEKQGSSQMATLAGPSLSQSSDTALNAPSDEPNPSPASATASPSPRDQLTANSDSSKAPEPSAKSVQEANTVLSQTSGISVPNQPIQILANPPSNTPILLLSSPSSSPQLSSTPVGLSLPLTVSQTSSGASAPMFLLFSSVPSSSGESTSTSTPIAVLDPSTGQLSQITASSAPVSLPLPSGQMSTLGSPLPTLSHPVIRLSPNNPPVILSGVNNVNPVLSSLAVTSPSPVLQNDHQNSSNGSIQTITPLIHTQISSSNSNPGTEAISAEEVSDENNKPSAFTASSPHTQPASLTYDPLAQPSTEEEVKSPASEPKFDSSDLQPDHLPLEDHLYFSNSAAPPSPPIGPILSSTKLDPLDPLDSLDPLDPLSPAESPNTMNSRRVLYCQLCPRVFFYLSDLERHAITHSQKKPHVCQQCGKAFKRSSHLQRHKHIHTGQRNFVCPICAKRFREAGELQRHQRVHTGEKPYQCQLCHTRFAERNTLRRHTKRKHPYHQVAMEMLSERRNGGGGGNRGDGGGGGGSGVQEEEESAEWYSSTVSNLENSESETET; from the exons ATGTCCGAGGATCCTCAGTCAGATCAAGCTGATTCATTAGAGGGCGAGAAACAGGGGTCGTCACAGATGGCCACATTAGCAGGCCCTAGCCTCAGCCAAAGTTCAGATACTGCACTAAATGCACCTTCCGATGAACCGAACCCTTCACCAGCCTCAGCAACCGCTTCACCATCTCCGAGAGATCAGCTGACAGCAAACTCAGATTCCTCTAAGGCACCAGAGCCAAGTGCTAAATCTGTTCAGGAGGCTAACACTGTTCTGTCCCAGACCTCTGGGATATCAGTCCCGAACCAACCCATCCAGATCCTCGCAAACCCTCCCAGCAACACTCCTATTCTCCTCCTGTCATCCCCTTCATCCTCCCCTCAGCTCTCCTCCACTCCGGTGGGTCTCTCACTCCCCCTTACTGTCTCTCAGACCTCGTCTGGTGCTTCTGCTCCGATgttccttctcttttcctctgTACCCTCCTCCTCAGGTGAGTCCACCTCTACCTCCACTCCTATCGCTGTCCTTGACCCTTCGACCGGTCAGCTTTCACAGATCACTGCGTCCTCAGCCCCGGTGTCCCTTCCACTACCCTCTGGTCAGATGAGCACACTTGGATCACCTCTGCCCACGCTGTCACACCCCGTCATCAGACTGAGCCCCAATAACCCACCTGTCATCCTTTCAGGAGTGAATAATGTAAACCCTGTTCTCAGCTCTCTTGCTGTTACTTCACCCTCCCCGGTGCTCCAGAACGACCACCAAAACTCTTCCAATGGATCCATTCAAACCATAACTCCGCTCATTCATACTCAAATAAGTTCTTCCAACTCAAATCCTGGAACTGAAGCCATATCTGCTGAAGAAGTCTCTGATGAGAACAACAAGCCATCAGCTTTTACAGCATCCTCTCCACACACACAGCCTGCTAGTTTGACCTATGACCCCTTAGCTCAGCCCAGCACGGAGGAAGAAGTCAAATCACCGGCCTCAGAGCCCAAATTCGATTCCTCTGACCTGCAGCCTGATCATTTACCTCTGGAGGACCATCTGTATTTCTCCAACTCTGCtgctcctccctcccctcctATCGGACCCATTCTCTCTTCCACCAAACTCGACCCACTCGACCCACTTGACTCACTTGACCCACTCGATCCTCTCTCCCCAGCAGAGTCACCCAACACCATGAACTCCCGCAGGGTGCTGTACTGCCAGCTGTGCCCACGGGTCTTCTTTTACCTCTCCGATCTTGAGCGACACGCTATCACTCACTCGCAAAAGAAGCCTCATGTTTGCCAGCAGTGTGGCAAAGCCTTTAAACGTTCCAGCCATCTGCAG AGACACAAGCACATCCATACAGGCCAGAGGAACTTTGTGTGCCCCATCTGCGCCAAACGCTTCAGGGAGGCTGGTGAGCTGCAGCGCCACCAAAGGGtacacactggagagaaaccctACCAGTGCCAGCTCTGCCACACACGCTTTGCAGAGCGCAACACACTACGCCGACACACCAAACGCAAACACCCTTACCACCAAGTAGCCATGGAAATGTTGAGTGAAAGAAGAAACGGAGGAGGCGGAGGCAACAGAGGGGATGGAGGAGGCGGTGGTGGATCTGGAGtacaggaagaagaagagagtGCAGAATGGTACAGCTCCACTGTGTCCAACTTGGAGAACTCAGAGTCTGAAACAGAAACTTAA